From Terriglobales bacterium, one genomic window encodes:
- a CDS encoding DUF302 domain-containing protein produces MTYRKKSSYSPEELDQRLRQAAQRHKFGVLHVHDLKATLQSKGFDLGRECRVYDVCNPQAAVKALNSEMAASTVLPCRISIFSDGKGSVVATVHPTDLLKATGINGVEELAAEVEREIVAIIDETV; encoded by the coding sequence ATGACATACAGGAAGAAATCTTCCTACTCGCCTGAGGAGCTAGACCAGCGTTTGCGCCAAGCCGCGCAGCGGCACAAGTTCGGCGTACTTCATGTGCATGATCTGAAGGCTACGCTTCAGTCGAAGGGTTTCGATCTCGGGCGGGAATGCCGAGTTTATGACGTTTGCAATCCACAGGCGGCGGTGAAGGCGCTGAACTCGGAGATGGCAGCCTCTACAGTCCTGCCCTGCAGAATCTCGATTTTCAGTGACGGCAAGGGCAGCGTGGTCGCGACCGTGCACCCGACCGACCTGCTGAAAGCAACCGGGATCAACGGCGTAGAGGAACTCGCGGCGGAAGTCGAACGCGAGATTGTGGCCATCATAGACGAAACAGTTTGA
- a CDS encoding PEP-CTERM sorting domain-containing protein — MRSRSLLLVVLLFVFAASSAIADVLNFNNVPDATVLNTYYTGVTFSCVSCGSGSGPDVYARGDGTNNVISVFSTGLPFFDARWGGIKAAFDTAQRYVSIDAKAVLPPEYMGTPTNHPWIQFYDSSDNILGSVYYPFAYGDAGYGTYQTLSLETGADNIAYVIFSSQHSSGPAVYGEFDNLTYRVGTPGTVPEPSTVLLLGGGAFALLLKKRSK; from the coding sequence ATGAGGAGTCGGTCTCTACTGCTCGTAGTGTTGCTATTTGTCTTTGCGGCTTCGTCTGCCATTGCCGATGTTCTTAATTTCAACAATGTGCCCGACGCAACCGTGCTCAATACTTACTACACGGGTGTTACTTTTTCGTGTGTTTCTTGCGGATCGGGATCTGGGCCGGACGTGTATGCCAGGGGTGATGGTACGAACAATGTAATTTCCGTGTTCAGCACCGGGCTACCGTTCTTTGATGCGCGATGGGGCGGAATCAAAGCTGCGTTTGACACAGCGCAACGCTACGTCAGCATCGATGCCAAAGCGGTGCTTCCTCCGGAGTACATGGGAACACCCACGAATCATCCCTGGATACAGTTCTACGATTCGAGCGACAATATCCTCGGCAGTGTCTATTACCCGTTCGCATACGGTGATGCGGGTTACGGAACCTACCAAACCCTGAGTCTTGAAACCGGCGCCGACAATATTGCGTACGTAATCTTCTCCAGCCAGCACAGTAGTGGGCCCGCCGTTTACGGAGAATTCGACAACCTGACGTACCGGGTTGGTACTCCGGGAACGGTGCCGGAACCTTCCACTGTGCTTCTGCTTGGGGGTGGCGCGTTCGCTCTGTTGCTGAAGAAACGGTCGAAGTAG
- a CDS encoding family 16 glycoside hydrolase, with amino-acid sequence MKKLVMAVLMAFFCSLGINAQITTTVKLDGRDTGRTFEGIGAISAGASSRLLTDYPEPYRSQILDYLFKPNYGASLQHLKVEIGGDTNSTDGSEPSHMRRRDDLNFDRGYEWWLMKEAKKRNPRIVLDSLAWGAPGWIGNGGYWSQDMADYVTQWIKGAKDKHGLEIDFTGTWNEVWKGDPKEHEWIKLLRKTLDAHGVKTKIVAPDGHASLKEKQWDFIKVLNEDPELKAAVYAIGFHYPFGDDETRAPEWGLESGYRLWSSEDSQKSNPAHRYNRNYIRGRMTKTEIWSPITSYYDNLAAPGSGLMKANSPWSGHYEVQASIWATAHTTQFAQPGWQYLDHACGYLPEKGTFASLKAPNSKDYSVIIESAEASKPQQMTFQIAGGLSTGRIHVWRTNSESSFQKLADIVPQRGSFTITIEPNSIYSLSTTTGQAKGAAVAPAPSPFPFPYAEDFSRYKIGATPKYLCDQDGVFEVVACKERDGKCLEQQIVSKPISWGMTPDPYTYAGNIEWSDYEVSTNVLLLHQGEASLLGRIESGDVFQGNKAHWPSAYILTVNNAGEWELNSAKYKRDTVKLASGKIAFDTAKWHTMRLVFKGTTIQAVVDGTVLSTITDSSHSRGMAGVGSGWNHVQFDNFSVR; translated from the coding sequence ATGAAGAAGCTCGTTATGGCAGTACTTATGGCGTTCTTCTGTTCGTTGGGAATCAATGCGCAGATTACTACTACGGTGAAACTGGATGGACGAGATACGGGCCGAACTTTCGAAGGGATCGGAGCGATTAGCGCTGGTGCTTCATCCCGCCTGTTAACTGACTATCCGGAGCCGTACCGCAGCCAGATTCTCGACTACCTGTTCAAGCCAAATTACGGAGCTTCTCTTCAGCATCTGAAAGTTGAGATCGGCGGTGACACCAATTCGACGGACGGTTCCGAGCCAAGCCACATGCGGAGACGGGACGATCTGAATTTCGATCGTGGTTATGAATGGTGGCTGATGAAGGAAGCCAAAAAGCGCAACCCACGAATCGTACTCGATTCGCTTGCATGGGGTGCGCCAGGTTGGATTGGCAACGGCGGGTATTGGTCGCAGGATATGGCGGACTATGTGACCCAGTGGATTAAGGGAGCGAAGGACAAGCACGGCCTAGAAATCGATTTCACTGGGACCTGGAACGAAGTCTGGAAAGGTGATCCGAAGGAACATGAGTGGATCAAACTGCTGCGCAAGACTCTAGACGCACATGGCGTGAAGACAAAGATTGTCGCGCCAGACGGACATGCCAGCCTCAAGGAAAAACAGTGGGATTTCATCAAGGTGCTGAACGAAGATCCAGAGCTTAAGGCCGCGGTTTACGCCATTGGATTTCACTATCCGTTTGGAGATGACGAAACGAGAGCTCCCGAGTGGGGCTTGGAATCTGGATACCGGCTCTGGTCGAGCGAGGATTCCCAGAAGTCGAACCCAGCGCACCGATACAACCGCAACTACATTCGTGGGCGGATGACGAAGACGGAAATCTGGAGTCCGATCACGTCCTATTACGACAACCTTGCGGCACCTGGTTCCGGTTTGATGAAAGCCAATTCACCGTGGTCCGGGCATTACGAGGTACAGGCTTCCATCTGGGCAACCGCGCACACAACCCAGTTTGCTCAACCCGGCTGGCAATACCTGGATCATGCCTGCGGATATCTGCCCGAGAAGGGAACATTCGCAAGTCTCAAGGCTCCCAATTCCAAAGACTACAGCGTGATCATCGAAAGCGCTGAGGCATCGAAGCCGCAGCAAATGACGTTTCAGATCGCGGGTGGGCTATCCACTGGCCGCATCCATGTTTGGCGGACTAATTCGGAGAGTTCTTTTCAGAAACTGGCGGACATAGTTCCCCAACGTGGTTCCTTCACAATCACAATCGAGCCCAATTCGATCTACTCGTTGAGTACCACAACAGGTCAGGCAAAAGGGGCAGCAGTTGCTCCAGCGCCATCTCCCTTTCCTTTTCCCTACGCGGAGGACTTCAGTCGGTACAAGATCGGCGCGACGCCAAAGTATCTTTGCGACCAGGATGGCGTATTCGAGGTAGTCGCCTGTAAAGAGCGGGACGGAAAGTGCTTGGAACAGCAAATTGTGAGCAAGCCTATTTCCTGGGGCATGACTCCGGATCCGTACACCTATGCCGGGAACATCGAGTGGAGCGACTACGAAGTCAGCACGAATGTACTGCTGCTGCACCAAGGTGAAGCTTCGCTGCTCGGTCGGATTGAGTCCGGCGACGTTTTTCAGGGGAACAAAGCACATTGGCCCAGCGCCTACATACTCACCGTAAACAACGCCGGCGAATGGGAACTTAATTCAGCGAAATACAAGCGAGATACTGTGAAGCTGGCTTCCGGGAAGATTGCGTTCGATACAGCCAAATGGCACACAATGCGCCTGGTATTCAAAGGAACAACGATTCAAGCTGTTGTTGATGGCACCGTTCTCTCCACAATCACCGATTCCTCTCATAGCCGCGGAATGGCGGGTGTAGGCAGTGGCTGGAATCACGTACAGTTCGACAACTTTTCGGTGCGCTGA
- a CDS encoding sugar porter family MFS transporter, translating to MITASKTENALSMEAQFNTTYVWTISLVGALGGLLFGYDWVVIGGAKPFYEKFFQLTSASQQGWAMSCALVGCLFGAVLSGGMSDKFGRKRLLIVAAFVFAASSVGTGLANTFVSFVIWRMLGGLAIGLASSLSPMYIAEIAPAKLRGKLVSLNQLTIVFGILLAQIVNWLIADYVPADATAEQILQSWNGQIGWRWMFGVTAVPSALFFLCMFFVPESPRWLAKAGAREKARKVLTRIGGERYGQEALANIEASLTGESAKTDAKALLDPKMAKVLLLGISLAVLQQWCGINVIFNYAEEVFSSAGYNISDILFNIVVTGAVNVIFTFVALGTVDKSGRRILMLSGSAGLAVIYILLGAFYYVHSQGIHMLALVVAAIGCYAMSLAPVTWVVISEIFPNRIRGAAMSVAVTALWIACFILTYTFPLLNRGLGAAWTFWIYAAICVIGFLFIKARLPETKGKTLEEIESLWN from the coding sequence ATGATTACCGCGAGCAAGACAGAGAATGCGCTCTCGATGGAAGCTCAGTTCAATACGACCTACGTTTGGACTATTTCCCTGGTTGGAGCCCTAGGCGGTCTGCTGTTCGGATATGACTGGGTGGTCATCGGCGGCGCAAAGCCTTTCTATGAAAAGTTCTTCCAATTGACCAGCGCGTCACAGCAAGGCTGGGCCATGAGCTGCGCTCTGGTTGGATGTTTGTTTGGCGCAGTTCTGTCCGGCGGAATGAGCGACAAATTCGGGCGTAAGAGGCTCTTAATCGTCGCGGCGTTCGTCTTTGCGGCTTCTTCCGTAGGTACAGGTCTCGCGAATACTTTTGTCAGTTTTGTTATCTGGCGAATGCTGGGTGGTTTGGCGATTGGATTAGCGTCGAGCCTCTCGCCGATGTACATCGCTGAAATCGCGCCAGCAAAGCTTCGTGGGAAATTGGTTTCGCTAAACCAACTGACGATTGTCTTCGGCATTCTGCTTGCCCAAATCGTTAACTGGCTGATTGCGGATTACGTTCCGGCAGATGCAACGGCAGAGCAGATTCTTCAATCGTGGAATGGCCAGATTGGATGGCGCTGGATGTTTGGCGTCACGGCTGTTCCGTCAGCGTTGTTTTTCCTATGCATGTTCTTCGTTCCCGAGAGCCCAAGATGGCTGGCTAAGGCGGGTGCTCGCGAGAAAGCGCGCAAGGTGCTGACTCGCATCGGCGGCGAGAGGTATGGGCAGGAAGCACTTGCGAACATCGAAGCGAGTCTTACAGGCGAATCTGCGAAGACTGATGCCAAGGCACTGCTGGACCCGAAAATGGCCAAAGTGCTGTTGCTGGGCATTTCGCTTGCTGTACTACAGCAGTGGTGCGGTATCAATGTCATCTTTAATTATGCCGAAGAGGTGTTTTCGTCTGCCGGCTACAACATTTCCGACATCCTCTTCAACATCGTTGTTACTGGTGCGGTGAACGTCATCTTTACTTTCGTTGCCCTGGGAACGGTGGACAAAAGCGGCCGGCGCATCCTCATGCTGAGCGGCTCCGCTGGTCTAGCCGTGATCTATATTCTGCTCGGCGCTTTCTACTACGTTCACAGCCAGGGAATACACATGCTGGCGCTGGTGGTCGCCGCGATTGGCTGCTACGCGATGTCATTGGCTCCGGTAACTTGGGTAGTCATTTCAGAAATATTCCCAAATAGAATTCGAGGCGCTGCGATGTCGGTGGCAGTGACTGCCTTGTGGATTGCGTGTTTCATTTTGACCTACACCTTCCCGCTCTTGAATCGTGGGTTGGGAGCGGCGTGGACATTCTGGATCTACGCTGCCATTTGCGTGATAGGGTTCCTGTTCATTAAAGCCCGCCTACCGGAAACCAAAGGGAAAACGCTGGAAGAGATCGAGAGTTTGTGGAACTAA
- a CDS encoding DUF5107 domain-containing protein, whose translation MNRSACKVKAWEESVVIPTYPVPAADMNPMFLEKRVYQGSTGKVYPNPFVDRVSNEKSDKSYRAVFLENEFLRLMILPEIGGRIHVGQDKTNGYDLFYRQNVIKPALVGLLGPWISGGVEFNWPQHHRPSTYMPVQYTIEYSDDGSATVWLSEHEPMQRTKGMVGICIHPGKSYIEAKVRLYNRTPFVQTFLWWANVGIRVHDEYQAFFPPDVTYVADHAKRAVSSYPIARNFYYGVDYRKGVDISWYKNIPVPTSYMVTESQYDFFGGYDHTKKAGVVHFANRHIAPGKKLWTWGNADFGYAWDRNLTDEDGPYIELMAGVFTDNQPDFSWIHPYETRTWSQFWYPIQEIGPAKNANRQMAVNLEQSGGRVKAGVCVTEALTNLVVVLSSKQGTIFEKKVDLAPGRPFVHEHPLKDDQQLFLRVLDSKGNELIRYSPPERKEATRLPDPATEPLPPGEIESADELYVTGLHLEQYRHATRYPEPYWEEALRRDPLDSRCNTQMGLLKLRRGQFAEAEQHLRKAIERLTRRNPNPAEGEAYYYLGVTLQYQGRMDEAYGAYYKAAWNYSWQSAAYYRIAEIECIRRNWHAALEHIDRALLTSANHLKARNVKTAILRTLGRKAEAEAYAQETVAVDPLDLWARSELLLLSDEKAKADAERDLLASLMHGDPQLYLDIAFDYAAVGLFSEASEFIQRLLKRSVTVSPMLYYALGSFAEKVGDTTKASEYRHKAAGISPDYCFPARIEEMLLLESAVSSNPKDSKAHYYLGNLYYDKKRYEEAIGAWEASVERNASFSIPWRNLGIAYVNIRKDEDLAKVAYEKAFEVNSDDARLLYELDQLYKRTGVPAAKRLSMLEKHPALVARRDDLNVEIITLYNQVGRPEKALEMLRERRFNPWEGGEGLVSGQYVWAHLLLGRSLLERGEAQKALEHFEAARNYPHNLGEGKHLLTSEKHLDYFSGLALQQQGRTEEARKAWTRAAEDGSSISAMTYYQAMALAALGRREESHAVIEQLRTFAQKQADAEVKIDYFATSLPNFLLFEDDLHKRNRVDCLFMLALADLAANKQEQAAAEMRDVLALDGNHLAAQTELQYLDSAVASTKTARH comes from the coding sequence TTGAATCGTTCTGCTTGCAAAGTCAAGGCGTGGGAAGAGTCCGTCGTAATTCCAACGTATCCGGTTCCGGCTGCCGACATGAATCCGATGTTTCTGGAGAAACGTGTATATCAAGGCAGTACGGGAAAGGTGTATCCGAATCCGTTCGTTGACCGGGTGAGCAACGAGAAATCGGATAAGTCGTACCGCGCGGTGTTTCTTGAGAACGAGTTCCTACGGCTCATGATCCTGCCGGAAATTGGTGGACGTATTCATGTAGGACAGGACAAGACCAACGGATACGATTTGTTTTACCGGCAGAACGTGATTAAGCCAGCGTTAGTTGGCCTGCTCGGTCCCTGGATATCGGGCGGAGTGGAATTCAACTGGCCGCAACATCACAGGCCATCCACCTATATGCCGGTCCAGTACACGATTGAATATTCCGACGATGGTAGCGCGACCGTGTGGCTCAGCGAGCACGAACCGATGCAGCGCACAAAGGGCATGGTCGGCATCTGCATACATCCAGGTAAGTCTTATATCGAGGCCAAGGTCCGACTGTACAATCGCACGCCATTTGTGCAGACCTTCCTATGGTGGGCGAATGTCGGAATTCGCGTACACGACGAATACCAAGCATTCTTCCCGCCCGATGTGACTTATGTAGCGGATCATGCCAAGCGTGCGGTGTCGTCGTATCCGATAGCACGCAACTTCTATTACGGTGTGGACTACCGCAAGGGCGTTGACATCTCCTGGTACAAGAACATTCCGGTGCCGACGTCGTACATGGTGACGGAATCGCAATACGATTTCTTTGGCGGTTACGACCATACGAAGAAGGCTGGTGTCGTGCACTTCGCGAACCGTCATATCGCTCCGGGCAAGAAGCTTTGGACCTGGGGCAATGCGGACTTCGGCTATGCATGGGATCGCAACCTGACAGACGAAGATGGACCTTATATCGAATTGATGGCTGGAGTCTTTACGGATAATCAGCCGGACTTTTCGTGGATTCATCCATATGAGACCCGCACCTGGAGCCAGTTCTGGTATCCGATTCAGGAGATCGGCCCGGCCAAAAACGCGAACCGTCAGATGGCAGTCAACCTGGAGCAGAGTGGGGGCCGCGTGAAAGCAGGCGTCTGTGTCACCGAGGCATTGACTAATCTGGTGGTTGTGCTCTCTTCGAAACAAGGGACAATATTCGAGAAAAAGGTGGATCTTGCTCCGGGCAGGCCGTTCGTCCACGAGCACCCGCTGAAAGATGATCAGCAGCTTTTTCTCCGAGTCCTGGATAGTAAAGGGAATGAGTTAATCCGCTACTCGCCTCCTGAACGTAAAGAGGCTACACGCCTGCCGGATCCCGCGACCGAACCGTTACCGCCTGGTGAGATCGAGTCTGCGGATGAGTTGTACGTAACGGGATTACATCTCGAACAGTATCGCCATGCGACGCGTTATCCCGAGCCGTACTGGGAAGAGGCTCTGCGCCGCGATCCACTCGACAGCCGTTGCAACACGCAAATGGGGCTGCTAAAGCTTCGGCGAGGCCAGTTTGCAGAAGCGGAACAACATCTACGTAAAGCTATCGAGCGACTCACCCGCCGAAACCCCAATCCAGCCGAAGGGGAAGCCTACTACTACCTTGGCGTTACGCTTCAATATCAGGGGCGCATGGATGAGGCTTATGGTGCGTATTACAAAGCCGCCTGGAACTACTCGTGGCAATCGGCTGCCTATTATCGGATTGCGGAAATCGAGTGCATTCGCCGGAACTGGCACGCTGCGCTGGAACATATCGATCGTGCGTTGCTGACCAGCGCAAACCATCTAAAAGCGCGCAATGTAAAGACAGCTATCTTGAGGACGTTGGGCCGCAAGGCTGAAGCGGAAGCTTATGCGCAAGAGACTGTTGCCGTCGATCCGCTTGACCTCTGGGCGCGCAGTGAGTTGCTGTTGCTTTCAGACGAGAAGGCCAAAGCTGATGCCGAGCGAGACCTTCTTGCGTCGCTGATGCATGGTGATCCGCAGCTTTATTTGGATATCGCGTTCGACTATGCCGCGGTGGGATTGTTTTCGGAAGCGTCTGAGTTCATTCAGCGGTTGTTGAAAAGATCGGTTACCGTCTCGCCGATGCTTTACTACGCCTTAGGCAGCTTTGCCGAGAAGGTGGGCGACACGACAAAGGCTTCGGAGTATCGACATAAGGCAGCTGGCATTTCGCCCGACTATTGCTTCCCAGCGCGGATTGAAGAGATGTTGCTGTTGGAAAGCGCGGTTTCTTCCAATCCCAAGGACTCGAAGGCACACTACTATCTCGGCAATCTTTACTACGACAAGAAGCGTTACGAAGAAGCAATTGGAGCATGGGAAGCCAGTGTCGAACGGAATGCTTCATTCTCGATTCCGTGGCGGAACCTTGGCATTGCTTACGTCAACATTCGCAAGGACGAGGATCTTGCCAAAGTCGCGTATGAGAAGGCGTTTGAGGTAAATTCCGATGACGCCAGGTTGCTCTACGAACTGGATCAACTTTACAAGCGAACCGGTGTGCCGGCCGCAAAACGGCTCAGCATGCTTGAAAAGCACCCGGCACTAGTCGCGCGCAGGGACGACCTCAATGTCGAGATCATCACTCTCTACAATCAGGTTGGGCGTCCAGAGAAAGCGCTCGAAATGTTGCGCGAACGCAGGTTTAATCCGTGGGAAGGCGGCGAGGGGTTGGTTTCGGGCCAGTATGTGTGGGCTCACTTGTTGCTGGGCCGTTCTCTGCTGGAAAGAGGCGAAGCGCAAAAGGCTCTGGAACATTTCGAAGCGGCCCGGAACTATCCACACAATCTCGGCGAGGGCAAGCATCTGCTGACTTCTGAGAAGCACTTGGATTACTTCAGCGGCCTTGCGCTCCAGCAACAAGGCCGCACTGAAGAAGCGCGCAAGGCGTGGACCCGCGCAGCAGAGGACGGCAGCAGCATTTCCGCAATGACGTACTACCAGGCAATGGCACTAGCCGCGCTTGGACGTCGTGAGGAATCTCATGCCGTCATCGAGCAACTGCGTACGTTCGCACAAAAGCAAGCGGACGCAGAAGTGAAAATTGACTACTTCGCCACATCGTTGCCCAACTTCCTGTTGTTTGAGGACGATTTACATAAGAGGAACCGCGTGGATTGCTTGTTCATGCTAGCGCTGGCTGATCTTGCAGCGAACAAGCAGGAACAAGCGGCAGCAGAGATGCGCGACGTGCTTGCACTCGACGGTAACCACCTGGCAGCACAGACAGAATTGCAGTATCTGGATTCGGCCGTTGCCTCGACCAAAACTGCTCGACATTGA
- a CDS encoding discoidin domain-containing protein gives MFLVLLALVGASRLTHATPPASETTIVIDGRSVGRVFDGVGGISSSSSRLLYDYPEPQRSQILDYLFKPKYGASLHMLKIEIGSDSNSTVASEPSHMRTPEKCNCGRGIEWWLMKEAQRRNPNIKFYGLTWGAPGWLKNGLWSEDHVRFVMSWLDCARKNGFRIDYVGGANESYQPRPKPEFFVRLRKALNAKFPSIKIVATDSHTPPDYWAFISEIKAEASDRDAIDIYGEHDICHWRTTYQHCDASRDALASGKPLWNSEQSSQDAAAGAAPLARAMNRNYIDARVTGNLNWAMIAAFYGNTDTGGTGLMLAETPWTGHYTVNKSIWVDAHTTQFAQPGWQYLDGACGYLKSGASSVTLRSPNSDDYTIIIETTDTAVAETVSFLPSEGLSKRPLSLWVTDLSSEDPADWFVDDGLVKPTDSGTKITLKPNHLYTLSTTRGQRKGSIASHGNQYEESWLPLPYREDFEHIAATGLAQYFQDAAGAFEARPCEAGRVGGCYEQVITQRPYLWHEGGKLPATIMGDPSWWGDYEVSVDMLPKDAGAAVELLGRLEKYNPDVLAGYHLQVNDAGKWKLYSQDVKGTELVLASGSVSFSAQQWHRIGLRFEGPRITASIDGHAIANVTDEQHRTGQIGFALNGWQRAQFDNLSIVKTTTWPRFVPQSKMKASATSAQPGVFQHHKYTADRAIDGRHVTRWIAQFDPPLPLPQAITLDLGRPYTIYGLTYQPPLDMRRKATITRYVISISNDGKQFREISRGRWNDGIATKIAAWSSHVDGRFVRLEATEIVAIPREQRRSALHSLRSANHRLSLTLRSNEVLHNFVGNQFVATAIRVIRLCQKISQASAIGNVLLERPQAIHEPRPILFRQFTDLLRVQAERVVGVHDVCRGIRCWSQQDHFYPTLLCLLNHAHPGSLCGRKTDSTVIKCIVNEHNVGMVSQNLTFKSLRAVDGVLASDRSNNHVDHSVAIALFQGPED, from the coding sequence GTGTTCTTGGTTCTCCTGGCCCTCGTCGGCGCCTCTCGCCTAACGCATGCCACTCCCCCAGCATCTGAGACAACCATCGTCATTGATGGGCGTAGCGTTGGACGTGTTTTTGATGGTGTCGGCGGAATCAGTTCTAGTTCCTCCCGCTTGTTGTACGACTATCCGGAGCCCCAGCGCAGTCAGATCCTCGATTATCTTTTCAAGCCAAAGTACGGCGCTTCTCTGCACATGCTCAAAATCGAGATTGGCAGCGACAGCAACTCGACCGTCGCCTCCGAGCCAAGCCACATGCGCACTCCCGAAAAGTGCAACTGCGGCCGTGGAATCGAATGGTGGTTGATGAAAGAGGCACAGCGCCGCAATCCCAACATCAAGTTCTACGGTTTGACTTGGGGAGCTCCGGGATGGCTGAAGAACGGGCTGTGGTCGGAGGATCATGTCCGGTTTGTAATGTCATGGCTGGACTGTGCCCGCAAGAATGGCTTCCGCATTGATTACGTCGGCGGCGCAAACGAGAGCTATCAACCCAGACCTAAGCCAGAGTTCTTCGTCCGCCTTCGCAAGGCGCTCAATGCGAAGTTCCCTTCCATCAAGATCGTCGCGACAGATAGTCATACTCCTCCCGACTACTGGGCTTTCATCTCCGAAATCAAAGCAGAAGCCTCGGACCGAGACGCCATTGACATTTACGGCGAGCACGATATCTGCCACTGGCGCACGACTTACCAACATTGCGATGCGAGTCGCGACGCGCTTGCTTCCGGCAAGCCTCTGTGGAACAGCGAGCAAAGTAGCCAGGACGCGGCCGCGGGCGCTGCTCCGCTAGCTCGCGCCATGAACCGCAACTACATTGATGCGCGTGTCACCGGAAACCTTAATTGGGCCATGATTGCCGCTTTCTATGGCAATACTGATACTGGCGGCACTGGGCTCATGCTGGCGGAGACTCCCTGGACCGGCCATTACACGGTGAACAAGAGCATATGGGTAGACGCCCACACCACGCAGTTTGCCCAGCCCGGTTGGCAATATCTGGACGGCGCTTGCGGATATCTCAAGAGCGGAGCCAGCTCCGTAACATTGCGTTCGCCCAACAGCGACGATTACACCATCATCATCGAGACAACAGACACGGCAGTCGCAGAGACCGTAAGCTTTCTTCCTTCAGAAGGACTCTCTAAGCGTCCTCTGAGCCTGTGGGTGACAGACCTTTCCTCCGAGGACCCAGCCGACTGGTTTGTGGACGATGGCTTGGTTAAGCCGACTGACTCTGGAACCAAAATCACTCTGAAGCCAAATCACCTATATACCCTCAGCACGACGCGCGGACAACGAAAAGGTTCCATCGCGTCACATGGAAACCAGTATGAGGAATCGTGGCTACCTTTGCCATACCGAGAGGACTTCGAACACATTGCAGCCACCGGGTTGGCACAGTATTTCCAAGATGCTGCGGGCGCATTCGAAGCCCGGCCTTGCGAGGCTGGCCGCGTCGGGGGTTGCTACGAACAGGTAATCACACAAAGACCCTACTTGTGGCACGAGGGCGGAAAATTACCAGCAACGATCATGGGCGACCCAAGCTGGTGGGGCGACTATGAAGTCAGTGTCGACATGTTGCCAAAAGACGCCGGGGCAGCGGTGGAGTTGCTCGGGCGGCTCGAAAAGTACAACCCTGACGTGCTGGCCGGCTATCACTTGCAGGTTAATGACGCAGGCAAGTGGAAGCTATACTCGCAGGATGTTAAAGGTACTGAGCTAGTTCTGGCTTCCGGGTCTGTTTCGTTTAGCGCTCAGCAGTGGCATCGAATCGGCTTACGTTTCGAAGGCCCACGCATAACCGCCTCCATTGATGGTCATGCGATCGCAAATGTCACGGACGAACAGCATCGCACGGGTCAGATTGGCTTTGCACTGAACGGTTGGCAGCGAGCACAGTTTGACAATCTCAGCATCGTGAAGACTACAACATGGCCGCGCTTCGTCCCCCAATCAAAAATGAAAGCCAGCGCCACGAGCGCTCAGCCCGGTGTGTTCCAGCACCACAAATATACTGCCGATCGGGCAATTGATGGCCGGCATGTGACCCGGTGGATCGCGCAGTTTGATCCTCCGTTGCCGTTGCCCCAGGCGATCACGCTCGATCTGGGTCGCCCTTACACGATCTACGGCCTCACTTATCAGCCGCCTCTCGATATGCGCCGCAAAGCCACGATCACCCGATACGTCATCTCGATCAGCAATGACGGCAAGCAGTTCCGCGAGATCAGCCGAGGCCGATGGAACGATGGCATTGCGACGAAGATTGCGGCTTGGTCAAGTCACGTGGACGGGCGCTTCGTACGCCTTGAAGCAACAGAGATAGTGGCGATACCGCGGGAGCAGCGGAGATCCGCGTTGCACTCACTCCGCTCCGCTAACCATCGACTATCGCTGACTTTACGGAGTAACGAAGTACTTCATAATTTCGTCGGCAACCAATTCGTGGCCACGGCGATTCGGGTGATTCGATTGTGCCAGAAGATCAGTCAAGCGTCCGCCATCGGCAACGTACTTCTGGAACGTCCTCAAGCTATCCACGAGCCCCGTCCCATATTGTTTCGCCAGTTCACGGATCTGTTGCGCGTGCAGGCAGAGCGGGTCGTTGGGGTCCATGATGTTTGCCGAGGAATCCGCTGTTGGAGTCAACAGGATCACTTTTACCCCACGCTTTTGTGCCTGCTCAATCATGCTCACCCAGGCAGCCTTTGCGGCAGGAAGACCGATAGCACGGTCATTAAGTGCATAGTCAATGAACACAACGTCGGGATGGTGAGTCAGAACCTCACGTTTAAATCGCTTCGCGCCGTCGACGGAGTTCTCGCCTCCGATCGCAGTAACAATCACGTTGATCACAGCGTAGCGATAGCACTCTTTCAGGGCCCTGAGGACTAG